A section of the Methanoregula formicica SMSP genome encodes:
- a CDS encoding DUF5320 domain-containing protein, which yields MPNYDGTGPLKRGRVIGRGMGPCHAHPGECLHNEDLPEQVSRQKKPVEPHWE from the coding sequence ATGCCGAACTATGACGGGACCGGGCCGCTGAAACGGGGGCGGGTTATCGGGAGGGGGATGGGACCCTGCCATGCCCATCCCGGGGAATGCCTGCACAACGAAGACCTGCCGGAACAGGTATCCCGGCAAAAGAAACCTGTGGAACCTCATTGGGAGTGA
- a CDS encoding DUF134 domain-containing protein, with protein sequence MAAEENPVMNECPRRGRPRVRRTIAGISESRCYKPCCCEGEGEGITLQPEEIELIRLIDLEGLEQEEAAEKLGVSRKTAWRDLHEARRKIADALVNGKGIQMAGCTKAAEGRCPKCPRDNSPE encoded by the coding sequence ATGGCAGCAGAAGAGAATCCTGTAATGAACGAGTGCCCCCGGCGCGGGCGGCCCCGCGTCCGGCGGACGATTGCGGGTATCTCCGAGTCCCGTTGCTACAAGCCCTGTTGCTGCGAGGGGGAGGGGGAAGGCATCACCCTCCAGCCCGAGGAGATCGAGCTGATCCGGCTCATCGACCTCGAAGGCCTCGAACAGGAAGAAGCTGCCGAGAAGCTGGGCGTCTCAAGGAAGACTGCGTGGCGCGACCTTCACGAGGCGCGCCGGAAGATCGCCGATGCACTCGTGAACGGCAAAGGAATCCAGATGGCCGGCTGCACAAAAGCTGCCGAGGGCCGGTGCCCGAAGTGTCCGCGGGATAATTCACCGGAATAA
- a CDS encoding helix-turn-helix domain-containing protein: protein MIMAGVTATIARMVGSGNATLAECAERLGLSREQLENRLRLMERQGYLARRNEDAAPGGNACSCGHYCSGCRRIRDLPAPVIFILTPKGERLVGGEGSG, encoded by the coding sequence ATGATCATGGCCGGTGTCACCGCGACAATCGCCCGGATGGTGGGCAGCGGGAACGCAACGCTTGCGGAGTGTGCGGAGCGACTCGGGCTTTCCCGGGAACAGCTGGAGAACCGGCTCCGGCTCATGGAACGGCAGGGATATCTCGCCCGCAGGAACGAGGATGCGGCACCGGGCGGGAACGCGTGCAGCTGCGGGCACTACTGTTCCGGTTGCAGGAGGATCCGGGACCTGCCGGCCCCGGTCATCTTCATCCTGACCCCGAAAGGAGAACGCCTTGTGGGTGGTGAGGGGAGCGGGTGA
- the feoB gene encoding ferrous iron transport protein B, with product MKDRLRIALAGNPNVGKSTIFNALTGSNQHIGNWPGVTVEKKSGVARLGADEIEVVDLPGTYSLTAYSVDEVVARDYIIDEKPDAVIQVIDATNFERNLYLTTQLMELNVPLVIALNMSDEAEKNGVAINRTLIKKYFEIPAVRTIGSSGEGLDELLRAAVSEAATSPHHEHAIGYGDEIEEKIALLVPAISRDAALASRYPPRWLAIRLLEGDENARARVAESPVRDAIASELAKTGAEETEAAMADRRYEVIAALLPQVCTTCVRTLNASDHIDRVVTNRWLGIPIFLALMWGAFELTFAAASPFAAAIDAGVAYAAAAVSSGVQPAWLGLLLGDGIIGGLGAVLIFIPNIFILLLLLSLLEDSGYLARAAFVMDRLMYAIGLPGKSFIPMLIGFGCNVPAIMATRTIEDSNDRLITILITPFMSCGARLPVYVLFAGIFFPQNAGTVVFALYVLGIALAIGSAWLMRRSILPGKPAAFLMEMPPYRIPTARVSLRHMWDRGQMYLRKATGVILIGALVVWSLASFPAGAEYGSAESYAGMLGHLLQPLVAPLGFDWKIAVALLFGFVAKEVVVGSLGVLYGAGEGSLPAALLADPALSPVTAFALMAFVLIYLPCLAALAVIKKETGSWKWTGFSVIYGLVVAYLVAFLITRAGTVIAGGI from the coding sequence ATGAAAGACCGCCTCCGGATCGCCCTTGCCGGCAACCCGAACGTTGGCAAGAGCACGATCTTCAACGCCCTGACCGGGTCGAACCAGCATATCGGCAACTGGCCGGGTGTTACCGTTGAGAAGAAGAGCGGCGTTGCCCGCCTTGGAGCAGATGAAATCGAGGTTGTCGACCTGCCGGGCACGTACAGCCTCACGGCATATTCGGTGGACGAGGTGGTTGCCCGGGACTATATCATCGACGAAAAACCCGATGCGGTCATCCAGGTGATCGATGCCACCAATTTCGAACGGAACCTGTACCTCACCACCCAGCTCATGGAACTTAACGTACCGCTCGTCATCGCTCTCAACATGTCCGATGAAGCGGAGAAGAACGGGGTTGCCATCAACCGCACCCTGATCAAAAAATACTTCGAGATCCCTGCGGTGCGGACCATCGGCAGCAGCGGGGAAGGCCTCGACGAACTCCTCCGTGCTGCGGTCAGCGAGGCAGCGACTTCGCCCCACCATGAGCACGCCATCGGATACGGGGATGAGATCGAGGAAAAGATTGCCCTCCTGGTCCCGGCGATCAGCCGCGATGCGGCCCTTGCCTCGCGGTACCCGCCCCGCTGGCTTGCCATCCGCCTCCTCGAAGGCGATGAGAACGCCCGTGCCCGGGTTGCGGAGAGCCCGGTCCGCGATGCGATCGCTTCTGAACTTGCAAAGACCGGCGCGGAAGAGACCGAGGCTGCCATGGCCGACCGCCGCTACGAGGTCATCGCGGCCCTCCTGCCGCAGGTATGCACCACCTGCGTCCGGACGCTGAACGCGTCAGACCACATCGACCGCGTGGTCACGAACCGCTGGCTCGGCATCCCGATCTTCCTTGCCCTGATGTGGGGAGCATTCGAGCTGACCTTTGCTGCGGCATCGCCGTTCGCCGCTGCCATCGATGCGGGAGTAGCGTATGCGGCTGCGGCCGTAAGCTCGGGGGTGCAGCCCGCATGGCTCGGTTTGCTCCTGGGAGACGGTATCATCGGGGGCCTTGGGGCCGTCCTCATCTTCATCCCGAACATCTTTATCCTCCTCCTCCTCCTCTCGCTCCTGGAGGACAGCGGGTATCTTGCCCGGGCCGCGTTCGTCATGGACCGGCTGATGTATGCCATCGGCCTGCCGGGGAAGTCCTTCATCCCGATGCTGATCGGGTTTGGCTGCAATGTCCCGGCCATCATGGCGACCCGGACCATCGAGGACAGCAACGACCGGCTGATCACGATCCTGATCACCCCTTTCATGTCCTGCGGGGCACGCCTGCCGGTCTATGTCCTCTTTGCCGGGATCTTCTTTCCGCAGAACGCGGGCACCGTGGTCTTTGCCCTGTACGTGCTCGGGATCGCGCTTGCCATCGGCTCGGCCTGGCTCATGAGGAGAAGTATCCTCCCCGGGAAACCCGCAGCGTTCCTGATGGAGATGCCCCCCTACCGAATCCCGACCGCACGGGTGTCCCTCCGTCACATGTGGGACCGGGGGCAGATGTACCTCCGCAAGGCAACCGGTGTAATCCTGATCGGTGCACTGGTCGTCTGGTCCCTTGCCTCCTTCCCGGCCGGTGCCGAATACGGCAGCGCGGAGAGTTACGCCGGGATGCTGGGGCACCTGCTCCAACCGCTCGTTGCCCCGCTCGGGTTTGACTGGAAAATTGCTGTGGCGCTCCTCTTCGGCTTCGTGGCTAAAGAAGTCGTTGTCGGGTCCCTCGGCGTCCTGTACGGCGCGGGAGAGGGATCGCTCCCGGCGGCCCTGCTCGCCGACCCCGCGCTCTCACCGGTCACGGCATTCGCCCTCATGGCGTTCGTCCTCATCTACCTGCCCTGCCTTGCCGCGCTTGCGGTGATAAAAAAGGAGACCGGATCCTGGAAGTGGACGGGCTTCTCGGTCATCTATGGGCTTGTTGTTGCCTATCTCGTTGCATTCCTCATAACCCGGGCCGGCACGGTTATCGCCGGGGGGATCTGA
- a CDS encoding FeoA family protein — MQRMPLSFLTPGTEAVVTDVRAGHGMLNRLSAMGICPKSRITVVCADRGSLIVSVAGSRYALSKGMAMKIHVGISAPGGAA; from the coding sequence ATGCAGCGCATGCCACTCTCGTTCCTGACTCCGGGAACAGAAGCGGTTGTCACGGATGTCCGGGCAGGACACGGCATGCTTAACCGGCTCTCTGCCATGGGCATCTGCCCGAAAAGCCGCATTACGGTAGTCTGTGCAGACCGGGGATCCCTGATCGTATCGGTCGCTGGCTCGCGTTACGCTCTCTCGAAAGGGATGGCAATGAAGATCCATGTCGGCATCAGCGCCCCGGGAGGTGCGGCATGA
- a CDS encoding FeoA family protein → MDCSQNSRTVPRSGEYLTTLDQVLPPGTCRVVAVLAGGPVRRRLFALGFVPGAPIESVRAAPLGDPVEYRIKGYCISLRKEDARLITVSYEGT, encoded by the coding sequence ATGGATTGTTCACAAAATTCACGTACTGTCCCGCGTTCCGGGGAATACCTGACCACGCTCGACCAGGTCCTTCCTCCCGGGACCTGTCGGGTCGTAGCGGTATTGGCAGGCGGGCCGGTCCGGAGGAGGCTGTTTGCGCTCGGGTTCGTTCCCGGCGCACCGATCGAGTCCGTCCGTGCCGCACCGCTGGGCGACCCGGTCGAGTACCGGATCAAGGGATACTGCATCTCGCTCCGGAAGGAAGACGCCCGGCTGATCACAGTTTCATATGAGGGAACCTGA
- a CDS encoding metal-dependent transcriptional regulator: MHALSRKAEDYLEAILNVSFEKGYARTKDIARELCIQPPTVVEMVQKLDRMGMITYRKYDGVTLTPEGRKIAEVIRDRHVTLKSFLDLFLVPDSIATKDACMMEHELSPETLAQIRMFLSYLKDDPRAADAMKTFAGFMAVKKAKPASLNS; encoded by the coding sequence ATGCATGCGCTCAGCAGGAAAGCGGAAGACTACCTGGAAGCCATTCTCAATGTCTCCTTTGAGAAGGGCTATGCCCGCACCAAGGACATTGCCCGCGAGCTCTGCATCCAGCCGCCCACGGTCGTGGAGATGGTCCAGAAACTCGACCGGATGGGGATGATCACGTACCGGAAGTACGATGGCGTGACGCTCACACCGGAAGGGAGGAAGATTGCAGAGGTCATAAGGGACCGCCACGTGACGCTCAAGAGTTTCCTCGACCTCTTCCTTGTTCCGGATTCGATCGCAACAAAGGATGCCTGTATGATGGAGCACGAGCTCTCACCCGAGACCCTTGCGCAGATCCGGATGTTCCTTTCCTATCTCAAAGACGATCCCCGGGCAGCGGATGCCATGAAAACATTTGCAGGTTTCATGGCTGTGAAGAAGGCAAAGCCCGCATCATTGAATTCTTAA
- a CDS encoding isochorismatase family protein, whose amino-acid sequence MPAAKDGNLELLTDKNSALVLVDYQPTMFSGVGSGDKTIIRNAAYCSAKAASILGVPVVLSTINPDHNGKFISDIQKLFPKEEAIARKVPSFDAFEDEKTYAAFKKTGRKKVVVSGLWTSMCFCYTALHAVRDGYEVYGLMDAGGDSTPDAHKCGIKRMLQAGVIPITTESLVSEWMHDWGNPKAMELVRDVYSHYGYMIGLQ is encoded by the coding sequence ATGCCAGCTGCAAAAGACGGAAACCTGGAACTGCTCACGGACAAGAACAGTGCGCTCGTGCTCGTGGACTACCAGCCCACGATGTTCTCGGGGGTCGGTTCGGGCGACAAGACGATCATCCGGAACGCCGCGTACTGCTCCGCGAAGGCCGCAAGCATCCTCGGGGTCCCGGTCGTGCTCTCGACCATCAACCCGGACCACAACGGGAAGTTCATCAGCGATATCCAGAAGCTCTTCCCCAAAGAGGAAGCGATCGCAAGGAAAGTGCCGAGCTTCGACGCGTTCGAGGACGAGAAGACCTATGCTGCGTTCAAGAAGACCGGCCGGAAGAAAGTCGTGGTCTCCGGGCTCTGGACCAGCATGTGCTTCTGTTACACTGCGCTCCACGCTGTCCGCGACGGGTACGAGGTGTACGGCCTGATGGATGCGGGAGGCGATTCAACGCCCGATGCGCACAAGTGCGGGATCAAGCGGATGCTCCAGGCCGGCGTCATCCCCATCACGACCGAATCGCTGGTCTCGGAGTGGATGCACGACTGGGGCAACCCGAAGGCGATGGAGCTGGTCAGGGACGTGTACTCGCACTACGGGTACATGATCGGGCTGCAGTGA